Genomic DNA from Sporichthya brevicatena:
CGGGTGTGACGCCCGAGGACATCACGGTCGAGGTGGCCGACGGCCGCCTGGTGGTCTCCGGGGAACGGCGGGACGAGCGCGCCGAGGAGCAGGACGGCCGCACCGTCCGCGAGATCCGCTACGGCACCTTCCGCCGGAGCTTCGCGCTCCCGGCCCGCATCGGGCAGGACGCGATCAGCGCGTCCTACGACGCGGGCGTTCTGACCGTGAAGGTCGCCGGGGTCTACGCCGGCTCCGAACCGGTCCGGATCCCGGTCTCGGGCACGGCCCCGGCCGCCGTCGAGGCCTGACCCTCCGTTGCGTCCGACGCGGTGGTCGCTGCTGCGGCCACCTCGTCGGACGCGCGCGTGTGTGGCCTCGGTTACCTGCGCGGCTGCGGGGTCGGGGCACCAAGGGACGTCTGAAACGATGCCGGGGTGAGTGCCCCGAAGGAGTACCCCGCCGCTGCGCCCGCGTCCGCCGCGCTGTTCGAGCGCGCCCGCGCGGTGATTCCGGGCGGCGTGAACTCGCCGGTGCGCGCGTTCGGCGCGGTCGGCGGGACGCCCCGGTTCATGGCCGCGGGCCGCGGGCCGTACCTGGTCGACGCGGACGGTCGGGACTACGTCGACCTGATCTGCTCCTGGGGCCCGCTGATCCTGGGTCACGCGCACCCCGACGTCCTCGCCGCGGTTCAGGCCGCGGCCACGACGGGCACCTCGTTCGGTGCGCCCACCGAGGGTGAGGTGCTGCTCGCGGAGGAGATCGTCGCGCGGGTGGCGCCGGTCGAGCAGGTCCGGCTCGTGTCCTCCGGCACCGAGGCGACGATGTCGGCGGTCCGCCTCGCG
This window encodes:
- a CDS encoding Hsp20/alpha crystallin family protein — translated: MSYLVASRRRDPLAEWFSPFRTVFPAVPPARANAAWSPSAEVVREGDDALVRVEVPGVTPEDITVEVADGRLVVSGERRDERAEEQDGRTVREIRYGTFRRSFALPARIGQDAISASYDAGVLTVKVAGVYAGSEPVRIPVSGTAPAAVEA